In the genome of Bradyrhizobium arachidis, one region contains:
- a CDS encoding FAD binding domain-containing protein, with translation MYEFKYHRPGTVRQAANLLVKNEDAKVIAGGHTLIPVMKQRLASPPHLVDLSHIEGLNTIEMKGRSLVIGATAKHAEVATSAIVGEAIPALADLAGQIGDPAVRHRGTIGGSLANNDPTADYPAAVLALGATIVTNKRRLKAEEYFQGLFSTALEADEIITKVMFPLPKKAAYVKFRNQASRYALVGVFVARRPSDVRVAVTGAGSEGVFRVTAFEEALKKRFASKAIEGIEVPADGLNSDIHGSAEYRAHLIGVLTRRALDAANAKA, from the coding sequence ATGTACGAATTCAAATATCATCGCCCCGGGACCGTGCGGCAGGCCGCCAACCTCCTGGTGAAGAACGAGGACGCCAAGGTGATCGCCGGCGGCCATACGCTGATTCCCGTCATGAAGCAGCGTCTCGCCAGCCCCCCGCATCTGGTCGACCTCTCCCATATCGAGGGGCTCAACACGATCGAGATGAAGGGCCGGTCGCTGGTGATCGGCGCCACCGCCAAGCATGCCGAGGTCGCGACCTCCGCCATCGTCGGCGAGGCCATTCCGGCGCTGGCGGATCTCGCCGGCCAGATCGGCGATCCCGCCGTGCGCCACCGGGGCACGATCGGCGGCTCGCTCGCCAACAACGATCCGACCGCCGACTATCCCGCCGCGGTGCTCGCGCTGGGCGCGACCATCGTCACCAACAAGCGCCGCCTCAAGGCGGAAGAGTATTTCCAGGGCCTGTTCTCGACCGCGCTGGAAGCCGACGAGATCATCACCAAGGTGATGTTCCCGCTGCCGAAGAAGGCGGCCTACGTCAAATTCCGCAACCAGGCCTCGCGCTATGCGCTCGTCGGCGTGTTCGTGGCCCGGCGTCCGTCGGACGTGCGGGTCGCCGTCACCGGCGCCGGCTCCGAGGGCGTGTTCCGCGTCACCGCGTTCGAGGAAGCCCTGAAGAAGCGCTTCGCGTCGAAGGCGATCGAAGGCATCGAGGTGCCGGCGGACGGCCTCAACAGCGACATCCACGGCAGCGCCGAATATCGCGCGCATCTCATCGGAGTGCTGACGAGGCGTGCCCTCGACGCCGCCAACGCCAAGGCGTGA
- a CDS encoding (2Fe-2S)-binding protein, producing the protein MAKISLIVNGNPVTANVDPRTLLVQFLRENLRLTGTHVGCDTSQCGACVVHLDGKAVKSCTTLAVMADGHEVKTIEGLAADGAPLHPMQEAFREHHGLQCGFCTPGMIMTAIDIVHRKGHELDDHTIREELEGNLCRCTGYQNIVASISAGAKAMAKSDLA; encoded by the coding sequence ATGGCAAAAATCTCCCTCATCGTGAACGGCAATCCTGTAACGGCCAATGTCGATCCCCGCACGCTCCTGGTGCAGTTTCTGCGCGAGAATCTGCGGCTGACCGGCACCCATGTCGGCTGCGACACCTCGCAGTGCGGCGCCTGCGTCGTGCATCTCGACGGCAAGGCCGTGAAGTCCTGCACCACGCTTGCGGTGATGGCCGACGGCCATGAGGTCAAGACGATCGAGGGGCTCGCTGCCGACGGCGCGCCGCTGCATCCGATGCAGGAGGCCTTCCGCGAGCACCATGGCCTGCAGTGCGGCTTCTGCACGCCCGGCATGATCATGACCGCGATCGACATCGTCCATCGCAAGGGCCATGAGCTCGACGACCATACGATCCGGGAAGAACTAGAAGGCAATCTCTGCCGCTGCACCGGCTACCAGAACATCGTCGCCTCGATCTCCGCCGGCGCCAAGGCGATGGCGAAATCCGATCTCGCCTAA
- a CDS encoding SRPBCC family protein: protein MAMTMNGEVQLAAPREAVWEKLNDPEVLKACIPGCEELEKTEDGGFRATAKMKVGPVSARFKGKVMLSDLDPPNGYKISGEGEGGVAGFAKGGAAVKLAEKDGGTLLSYDVEAQIGGKLAQLGQRLINGTAKKLADEFFANFAKAVQG, encoded by the coding sequence ATGGCCATGACGATGAACGGCGAAGTCCAGCTTGCGGCGCCGCGCGAGGCCGTCTGGGAGAAGCTCAACGATCCCGAGGTGCTCAAGGCCTGCATCCCCGGCTGCGAGGAGCTGGAGAAGACCGAGGACGGCGGCTTCCGTGCAACGGCCAAAATGAAGGTCGGGCCGGTGTCGGCGCGCTTCAAGGGCAAGGTCATGCTGAGCGATCTCGACCCGCCGAACGGCTACAAGATATCAGGTGAAGGCGAGGGCGGCGTGGCCGGATTCGCCAAGGGCGGTGCGGCGGTCAAGCTCGCGGAGAAGGACGGCGGCACGCTGCTCTCCTACGACGTCGAGGCGCAGATCGGCGGCAAGTTGGCGCAGCTCGGCCAGCGCCTGATCAACGGCACCGCCAAGAAACTGGCCGACGAGTTTTTCGCGAATTTCGCCAAGGCGGTACAGGGCTGA
- a CDS encoding 3-carboxy-cis,cis-muconate cycloisomerase has translation MSTSLSPLLAPMLSSPAMRAICDDRSTLQNMLDFEAALARAEAATGVIPASAVRPIEAACKADTFDMAALAEAATRSGNLAIPLVKALTANVGKADAEAARYVHWGATSQDVIDTATMLGLRAGIDALDADLSRAIKGFAALARKHRNTAMVARTWLQHALPMPFGLKAAEYASSVARARCRLRRLAREGLALQFGGAAGTLAALGDKGLVVAERLAQELNLPLPEAPWHTHRDRIAEAASSFAILAGSCGKIARDVSLLMQTDVGEAFEPAGEGRGGSSTMPHKRNPVAAASALGAATMAPQLAATIFAAQVQDHERSAGPWHAEWPTLPQLMLVASGALAAVVDIAEGLDVDAARMRSNLDATHGLIMAEAVTFALADKIGKSDAHHLIEAASKRAVAEKKHLREVLSADSQVTAHLAPEKIAALFEPMAYQGASQALIDRLLASLDLS, from the coding sequence ATGAGCACCTCCCTCTCCCCCCTGCTCGCGCCGATGCTGTCGAGCCCGGCCATGCGCGCGATCTGCGACGACCGGTCGACCCTCCAGAACATGCTCGATTTCGAGGCAGCCCTGGCACGCGCCGAGGCCGCGACAGGCGTGATCCCCGCATCCGCGGTGAGACCGATCGAGGCGGCGTGCAAGGCTGATACCTTCGATATGGCCGCGCTGGCCGAGGCCGCGACACGATCCGGCAATCTCGCGATTCCCCTGGTCAAGGCGCTGACCGCCAATGTCGGCAAGGCCGATGCGGAGGCCGCCCGCTACGTCCATTGGGGCGCGACCAGCCAGGACGTCATCGACACCGCGACCATGCTCGGCTTGCGCGCCGGCATCGACGCGCTGGATGCCGACCTCAGCCGCGCCATCAAGGGCTTTGCCGCGCTGGCGCGCAAGCACCGCAACACCGCGATGGTGGCGCGGACCTGGCTGCAACACGCGCTCCCGATGCCGTTCGGACTGAAGGCCGCAGAATACGCATCAAGCGTTGCCCGCGCGCGCTGCCGGCTGCGGCGGCTCGCCCGCGAGGGCCTCGCACTGCAATTTGGTGGTGCCGCCGGCACGCTCGCCGCGCTCGGCGACAAGGGGCTCGTCGTTGCGGAGCGATTGGCGCAGGAGCTGAACCTGCCGCTGCCGGAAGCGCCCTGGCACACCCATCGCGACCGGATCGCCGAGGCGGCTTCCAGCTTTGCGATTCTCGCCGGCAGCTGCGGCAAGATTGCGCGCGACGTCTCGCTGCTGATGCAGACCGATGTCGGCGAAGCGTTCGAGCCCGCCGGCGAAGGCCGCGGCGGCTCCTCGACCATGCCGCACAAGCGCAACCCGGTCGCCGCCGCAAGCGCGCTGGGCGCCGCCACCATGGCGCCGCAACTCGCCGCGACGATTTTTGCAGCCCAGGTGCAGGACCATGAGCGCAGCGCCGGTCCCTGGCACGCGGAATGGCCGACGCTGCCGCAACTGATGCTGGTCGCCTCTGGCGCGCTTGCCGCCGTCGTCGACATCGCCGAAGGCCTCGACGTCGATGCCGCGCGCATGCGCAGCAATCTCGATGCGACGCATGGACTGATCATGGCCGAGGCCGTCACCTTCGCGCTCGCCGACAAGATCGGCAAGAGCGACGCACATCATCTGATCGAGGCCGCCAGCAAGCGCGCAGTTGCGGAGAAGAAGCATCTGCGCGAGGTGCTGTCGGCCGATTCGCAGGTCACTGCGCATCTGGCGCCGGAAAAAATTGCGGCATTGTTCGAGCCGATGGCCTATCAAGGCGCCTCGCAGGCCCTGATCGACCGGCTGCTAGCTTCGTTGGATCTCTCCTGA
- the pcaD gene encoding 3-oxoadipate enol-lactonase, whose product MPMIDADGCLINVSVEGRDGGPTLMLSNSLGCTLQMWEPQMKALTQVFRVIRYDRRGHGKSNVPPGPYTMERFGRDVLAILDDLNIEKVHWCGLSMGGMVGQWLGANAPERFGKLILANTSCYYAEPTKWLERIDAVKKGGIAAVADAVVAGWLTADFREREPEITAKMKSMLLATPVEGYLACCEALSTLDQRALLPKIKSPTLVIAGRHDMATPISAGELIRSSIPGASMTIIDAAHISNVEQPHAFTDAVVGFLTQR is encoded by the coding sequence ATGCCCATGATCGATGCCGACGGTTGCCTGATCAACGTCTCCGTCGAGGGCCGCGACGGCGGGCCGACCCTGATGCTCTCCAATTCGCTCGGCTGCACGCTGCAGATGTGGGAGCCGCAGATGAAGGCGCTGACGCAGGTGTTCCGCGTCATCCGCTACGATCGCCGCGGCCACGGCAAGTCCAACGTTCCGCCCGGCCCCTACACGATGGAGCGCTTCGGCCGCGACGTGCTCGCAATCCTCGACGACCTCAACATCGAGAAGGTGCATTGGTGCGGCCTGTCGATGGGCGGCATGGTCGGGCAATGGCTGGGCGCGAATGCGCCGGAGCGCTTCGGCAAGCTTATCCTCGCCAACACCTCCTGCTATTATGCCGAGCCGACCAAATGGCTGGAGCGCATCGATGCCGTGAAGAAGGGCGGCATCGCGGCGGTCGCCGATGCCGTGGTCGCGGGCTGGCTCACGGCGGATTTTCGCGAGCGCGAGCCTGAGATCACCGCGAAGATGAAGTCGATGCTGCTCGCCACCCCTGTCGAGGGATATCTGGCCTGCTGCGAGGCGCTGTCGACGCTCGACCAGCGCGCGCTGCTGCCGAAGATCAAGAGCCCGACACTGGTGATCGCCGGCCGCCACGACATGGCGACGCCGATCTCCGCAGGCGAATTGATCCGCTCCAGCATTCCCGGCGCCAGCATGACCATCATCGACGCCGCGCACATTTCCAATGTCGAGCAGCCGCACGCGTTCACCGATGCGGTGGTGGGCTTTTTGACCCAGCGCTAG
- a CDS encoding carboxymuconolactone decarboxylase family protein — MDDQKRRDAGMNVRRKVLGDAWVDKSIANRNAFNTDFQDMITRYAWGEIWTRPHFDERTRRVLVIGTMVALGQWDEFRLHVRAALAEGGFAPDDIKEILLQQAIYCGVPAANHAVKEASAIVQELGLLKS, encoded by the coding sequence ATGGACGACCAGAAGCGCCGCGATGCCGGCATGAACGTGCGCCGCAAGGTGCTGGGCGATGCCTGGGTCGACAAGTCGATCGCCAACCGCAACGCGTTCAACACCGACTTCCAGGACATGATCACGCGCTATGCCTGGGGCGAGATCTGGACGCGGCCGCATTTCGACGAGCGGACGCGGCGGGTGCTCGTGATCGGCACCATGGTCGCGCTTGGGCAATGGGACGAATTCCGCCTGCATGTGCGCGCGGCGCTCGCGGAGGGCGGCTTCGCGCCCGACGACATCAAGGAAATCCTGTTGCAGCAGGCGATCTATTGCGGCGTGCCGGCGGCGAACCACGCCGTCAAGGAAGCCTCAGCGATTGTGCAGGAGCTCGGCCTGCTCAAGAGCTAG